The following proteins come from a genomic window of Natrinema saccharevitans:
- a CDS encoding PAS domain S-box protein — protein MTRGFAASEPTPVRALVVGASEWARSAAGLADERLTVSGPVTAIDDLADDRLEAADCVLTDDRSVVDALGGSRPIVYALDPTGDESIDDVRREATDVIAATTARNPALLAHRLERAVAADGRAATADGPPDRGPEWYRTILECSSEVVLTIDAGGEISYASPAVEVAGGYDPASLRGDHYLEHVHEDDTATVAAEFEAVCEADLGISRTVEYMCRHADGAWYVHEAVLTNRLGDGVVDGVVASIRDITEYHRIERELSESFKRVTDAFYALDSDWEFTYVNDRALEILSADRSELLGRHILDVFPEMIGTAFQSAALEAMDEQEPRTVEGYLDAYDAWIEARIYPSPSGMSVYWRDVTDRVQRKRDLTERTERLQTLVENVPVVLFVLDEDGTFTLSEGHGFANLGTDAGEVIGDSVFDRLADYPAICDDARRALEGEDVHARRELSDRVFETWYRPITDGGDVDRVIGVASDITERVQYQEALNGLHEASSRLLTVESKATACEYIVDVATAVLGLDSVVYRFDERANELRPAAHAPAFESTFGSPPRIEPDGSVVWETFVAGETAVDDDARGSTAVYDGETTARSVLSVPLGEHGVIVALSTDRAAYDDETVELAELFARAAEAALDRIGRTRRLRDRDRELEAQNRHLERLNDANEIRQSIEELLLKADSRAEIERGVPRRLAALESCSLVWFGEPDPGGSHLQVRASEGSDRGYLEGVTVTTVDDSAAEPAGRAARTQAPVYVENVADAVHDGQWRREALSRNFQSVYAVPLVYDGFCYGVVSIYGEERDAVDETLRSMLSELGETIAYAIDAVKRKNALFGDDRTEIELEVAADATLCQLAARLGSPVGYEGATAPDDGSQLVFAAIEEPIDDPASAVDLAAVDGIGEITTIADHEGETLVQLRMTDSFLGSIAGTHGAQLREFAVDESGGRAVVDVPDAVEVRELLADITRSGPSVSMVARREIPTDDPATVGGAARTALLESFTDRQREVVQTAYHGGFFEWPRRATGEEIADSLSISSPAFHKHVRSAERKLFAALFEGTTTEGIN, from the coding sequence ATGACACGCGGTTTCGCGGCGTCCGAACCGACGCCGGTTCGCGCGCTCGTCGTCGGTGCGTCCGAGTGGGCCCGGTCGGCGGCGGGGCTCGCGGACGAACGGCTGACGGTATCGGGGCCGGTCACGGCGATCGACGACCTCGCCGACGACCGACTCGAGGCGGCCGACTGCGTCCTGACCGACGATCGGAGCGTCGTCGACGCGCTCGGTGGGTCGCGCCCGATCGTCTACGCCCTCGACCCGACGGGGGACGAATCGATCGACGACGTCCGGCGAGAGGCGACCGACGTGATCGCCGCGACGACCGCCCGGAACCCGGCGCTGCTGGCCCATCGGCTCGAGCGGGCGGTCGCCGCCGACGGGCGGGCAGCGACGGCGGACGGACCGCCCGATCGGGGACCGGAGTGGTACCGGACGATCCTCGAGTGTTCCTCCGAGGTGGTACTCACGATCGACGCCGGCGGGGAGATCTCCTACGCCAGTCCGGCGGTCGAAGTCGCCGGCGGCTACGATCCCGCGTCCCTCCGCGGGGATCACTACCTCGAACACGTCCACGAGGACGATACGGCGACGGTCGCGGCCGAGTTCGAGGCGGTCTGTGAGGCCGACCTGGGAATCTCCCGAACCGTCGAGTACATGTGCCGGCACGCGGACGGCGCGTGGTACGTCCACGAGGCCGTCCTCACCAATCGGCTCGGGGACGGCGTCGTCGACGGCGTCGTCGCGTCGATTCGGGACATCACGGAGTACCACCGCATCGAGCGGGAACTGAGCGAGTCGTTCAAACGCGTCACCGACGCCTTCTACGCCCTCGATTCGGACTGGGAGTTCACCTACGTCAACGACCGCGCCCTCGAGATCCTCTCGGCCGACCGCTCCGAACTGCTCGGCCGACACATCCTCGACGTGTTCCCGGAGATGATCGGGACGGCGTTTCAGTCCGCGGCCCTCGAGGCGATGGACGAGCAGGAACCCCGGACCGTCGAGGGCTACCTCGACGCCTACGACGCGTGGATCGAGGCGCGGATCTACCCGTCGCCGTCGGGGATGTCGGTCTACTGGCGGGACGTCACGGACCGCGTCCAGCGAAAGCGGGACCTGACCGAACGGACCGAGCGGTTACAGACGCTGGTCGAGAACGTCCCGGTCGTCCTGTTCGTCCTCGACGAGGACGGGACGTTCACGCTCTCGGAGGGGCACGGGTTCGCGAACCTCGGCACCGATGCCGGCGAGGTCATCGGCGACTCCGTTTTCGACCGGCTCGCGGACTATCCGGCCATCTGCGACGACGCGAGACGCGCCCTCGAGGGCGAGGACGTCCACGCCCGGCGGGAGCTCTCGGACCGGGTCTTCGAAACGTGGTACCGGCCGATCACCGACGGCGGCGACGTCGACCGCGTGATCGGCGTCGCGAGCGACATCACCGAACGGGTGCAGTATCAGGAGGCGCTCAACGGGCTCCACGAGGCCAGCAGCCGTCTGTTGACCGTCGAATCGAAGGCGACCGCCTGCGAGTACATCGTCGACGTCGCGACCGCCGTCCTCGGTCTCGACAGCGTCGTCTACCGGTTCGACGAGCGCGCGAACGAACTCCGGCCGGCGGCTCACGCCCCGGCGTTCGAATCGACCTTCGGCTCGCCGCCGCGGATCGAGCCGGACGGGAGCGTCGTCTGGGAGACGTTCGTGGCCGGCGAGACGGCGGTCGACGACGACGCTCGGGGTTCGACCGCGGTGTACGACGGGGAAACGACCGCGCGGAGCGTTCTCTCCGTTCCGCTAGGTGAACACGGCGTGATAGTCGCGCTGTCGACCGACCGGGCCGCCTACGACGACGAGACGGTCGAACTCGCGGAACTGTTCGCTCGAGCCGCGGAGGCGGCGCTCGATCGGATCGGTCGGACGCGTCGGCTCCGCGACCGCGACCGCGAACTCGAGGCACAGAACCGCCACCTCGAGCGGCTCAACGACGCTAACGAGATCCGACAGTCGATCGAGGAACTCCTGTTGAAGGCCGACTCCCGGGCCGAAATCGAACGCGGCGTCCCCCGGCGGCTGGCCGCCCTCGAGTCGTGTTCGCTGGTCTGGTTCGGGGAGCCCGACCCCGGCGGGAGCCACCTGCAGGTGCGGGCCAGCGAGGGTTCCGATCGGGGGTATCTCGAGGGGGTGACGGTGACGACGGTCGACGATTCGGCGGCCGAACCCGCGGGGCGGGCGGCGCGAACGCAGGCCCCGGTCTACGTCGAGAACGTCGCCGACGCGGTCCACGACGGGCAGTGGCGACGGGAGGCGCTCTCCCGGAACTTCCAGTCGGTGTATGCGGTGCCGCTGGTCTACGACGGGTTCTGCTACGGCGTCGTCTCGATCTACGGCGAGGAGCGCGACGCCGTCGACGAGACGCTTCGATCGATGCTGTCGGAACTCGGCGAGACTATCGCCTACGCGATCGACGCCGTCAAACGCAAGAACGCGCTGTTTGGCGACGACCGCACCGAGATCGAACTCGAGGTCGCGGCCGACGCGACGCTGTGTCAGTTGGCGGCGCGTCTCGGATCGCCCGTGGGATACGAGGGAGCGACGGCACCGGACGACGGGTCACAGCTCGTCTTCGCAGCGATCGAGGAACCGATCGACGATCCCGCGTCGGCCGTCGACCTCGCCGCGGTCGACGGGATCGGCGAGATCACGACGATCGCCGACCACGAGGGGGAGACGCTCGTACAGCTCCGGATGACCGATTCGTTCCTCGGCTCGATCGCCGGCACTCACGGCGCGCAACTGCGCGAGTTCGCGGTCGACGAGTCGGGCGGTCGCGCCGTCGTCGACGTTCCCGACGCCGTCGAGGTCCGCGAACTGCTGGCCGACATCACCCGCAGCGGCCCCTCGGTGTCGATGGTCGCGCGACGCGAGATCCCGACCGACGACCCCGCGACGGTCGGCGGGGCCGCGCGGACGGCCCTGCTCGAGTCCTTTACCGATCGCCAGCGGGAGGTCGTCCAGACGGCCTATCACGGCGGGTTCTTCGAGTGGCCGCGTCGGGCGACCGGCGAAGAGATCGCCGACTCGCTTTCCATCTCCTCGCCCGCGTTTCACAAGCACGTTCGATCGGCCGAGCGGAAACTCTTCGCGGCGCTTTTCGAGGGGACGACCACGGAGGGGATTAACTGA
- a CDS encoding DNA-methyltransferase, with protein sequence METTHRVFVGDARDLSAVDDASVELVVTSPPYPMIEMWDDLFTDLDPAVGDALDAGDGRAAFEAMHAQLDRVWDELERVLVDGGIACINVGDATRSIDDSFRVYPNHARVLSAFEERGFDPLPDVLWRKPANSAAKFMGSGMIPPNAYVTLEHEYILVFRKGGQRRSFEPGADRRYEAAYFWEERNRWFSDVWTEVTGELQALEDGELRERSAAYPLEIPYRLICMYSAYEDTVLDPFWGTGTTTLAAMCAGRNSIGTELEAAFLETFDDHLAEVPALSRSVGRTRLERHREFVERRRAAGESLEYEADHYQTPVVTAMERAVRLWEVSEVVDTAEGYRAEHAPLSLE encoded by the coding sequence ATGGAAACGACCCATCGCGTGTTCGTCGGCGACGCTCGCGATCTCTCCGCGGTCGACGACGCGTCCGTCGAACTCGTCGTCACGTCCCCGCCGTACCCGATGATCGAGATGTGGGACGACCTCTTTACCGATCTCGATCCGGCCGTCGGGGACGCGTTAGACGCCGGCGACGGGCGGGCGGCGTTCGAGGCGATGCACGCCCAACTCGATCGGGTCTGGGACGAACTCGAACGGGTGTTGGTCGACGGTGGGATCGCCTGTATCAACGTTGGCGACGCCACCCGATCGATCGACGACAGCTTCCGGGTCTATCCGAACCACGCTCGCGTCCTCTCGGCGTTCGAGGAGCGGGGGTTCGACCCGCTGCCGGACGTCCTCTGGCGGAAGCCGGCAAACAGCGCGGCCAAGTTCATGGGCAGCGGGATGATCCCGCCCAACGCCTACGTCACGCTGGAACACGAGTACATCCTGGTCTTTCGGAAGGGCGGACAGCGGCGCTCGTTCGAGCCGGGTGCCGACCGCCGGTACGAGGCCGCCTACTTCTGGGAGGAGCGCAACCGCTGGTTCTCCGACGTCTGGACGGAGGTCACCGGCGAGTTACAGGCGCTCGAGGACGGCGAACTCCGGGAGCGGTCCGCGGCCTACCCCCTCGAGATCCCATACCGGCTGATCTGTATGTACTCGGCCTACGAGGACACCGTTCTCGACCCCTTCTGGGGGACCGGGACGACGACGCTGGCGGCGATGTGTGCCGGTCGCAACTCCATTGGCACGGAACTCGAAGCGGCGTTTCTCGAGACCTTCGACGATCACCTCGCGGAGGTACCGGCGCTGTCCCGGTCGGTCGGCCGGACGCGACTCGAGCGCCACCGCGAGTTCGTCGAGCGCCGCCGGGCGGCGGGCGAGTCCCTCGAGTACGAGGCCGATCACTACCAGACGCCGGTCGTAACGGCGATGGAACGAGCGGTTCGGCTGTGGGAAGTTAGCGAGGTCGTCGACACCGCCGAGGGGTACCGGGCCGAACACGCTCCGCTCTCCCTCGAGTAG
- a CDS encoding NADPH-dependent FMN reductase, whose protein sequence is MSDDDVRVIALCGSLRDASRTRTGLERALAAAEGVGASTELLDLREYELPVFDADRDREDAGDAAALAARVRDAETVLLGSPMYHGSYSSPLKTALDYCGFDEFEDTTVGLLAVSGGAFPVTALEHMRSVCRALNAWVIPHEAAIPNAHDAFADGEFVDPKLATRVETLGRRAVQYATIEPDPDSFESHQNVGAEGK, encoded by the coding sequence ATGAGCGACGACGACGTTCGCGTGATCGCACTGTGTGGCAGCCTCCGCGACGCGAGCCGCACCCGGACCGGACTCGAGCGGGCCCTCGCGGCCGCCGAGGGTGTGGGCGCGAGTACCGAGCTACTGGACCTCCGCGAGTACGAACTGCCGGTCTTCGATGCGGACCGGGACCGGGAAGACGCCGGCGACGCCGCGGCACTGGCCGCGCGGGTCCGGGACGCGGAGACGGTCCTGTTGGGGTCGCCGATGTATCACGGCTCGTACTCGTCGCCGCTGAAGACGGCGCTCGATTACTGCGGGTTCGACGAGTTCGAGGACACGACGGTCGGTCTGCTCGCGGTATCGGGCGGTGCCTTCCCCGTGACGGCCCTCGAGCACATGCGGTCGGTCTGTCGGGCGCTGAACGCGTGGGTGATCCCCCACGAGGCGGCGATTCCGAACGCCCACGACGCGTTCGCGGACGGCGAGTTTGTCGATCCGAAACTGGCCACGCGGGTCGAGACGCTAGGACGGCGGGCGGTCCAGTACGCGACGATCGAGCCGGACCCGGACTCCTTCGAGAGCCATCAGAACGTCGGTGCGGAAGGGAAGTGA
- a CDS encoding nucleoside recognition protein, translating into MQAVVSVLLEEALPRVLTITLLIGAGVGLANLAVEYGLVTVVARVGRYLTEPANLPPEVGTAVLTNTVSVTAGYGMLAEFREEGLLDDRATLIAVVINTFFGFVQHIFTYYGPVLVPILGLQVGLMYVGARAGISLGISLVGLLAGAVLLRGYEYDPHALDPETPDEEVRTTRDKLRAAGASTLERLRSIVPRLAVVYSLVFLALEYSDRLLEALAEVGITEPAAIVDPIAGLLGLPGAAVPVILVSLVDPTTGAITVAPLLGDVLTPDQAVITLLVGSLVSLTIGTVKRSIPFQFGIWGASFGAKVIVVNVGLKAAFIVVAIAVFFVA; encoded by the coding sequence GTGCAGGCAGTCGTCTCGGTCCTCCTCGAGGAAGCGCTCCCGCGCGTGCTGACGATCACGCTGTTGATCGGGGCGGGCGTCGGACTGGCGAACCTCGCGGTGGAGTACGGTCTCGTCACGGTCGTCGCCCGGGTCGGGCGCTATCTCACGGAGCCGGCGAACCTCCCCCCGGAGGTCGGCACCGCCGTCCTCACGAACACCGTCTCGGTGACCGCGGGCTACGGCATGCTCGCTGAGTTCCGCGAAGAGGGGCTGTTGGACGACCGCGCGACGCTGATCGCCGTCGTCATCAACACCTTCTTCGGATTCGTACAGCACATCTTCACCTACTACGGCCCCGTCCTCGTGCCGATTCTGGGGCTGCAGGTCGGGCTCATGTACGTCGGCGCGCGTGCGGGGATCTCGCTCGGCATCTCGCTCGTGGGCCTACTCGCCGGTGCCGTCCTCCTCCGTGGCTACGAGTACGACCCCCACGCCCTCGATCCCGAGACGCCCGACGAGGAGGTCCGGACGACCCGCGACAAGCTCCGCGCCGCCGGCGCGAGTACGCTCGAGCGACTCCGCTCGATCGTCCCCCGGCTGGCCGTCGTCTACTCGCTGGTCTTTCTCGCGCTCGAGTACTCGGATCGGCTTCTGGAAGCCCTCGCCGAGGTCGGGATAACGGAGCCGGCCGCGATTGTGGACCCGATCGCCGGTCTACTCGGACTGCCGGGCGCGGCGGTGCCGGTGATCCTCGTCTCGCTTGTCGACCCGACGACCGGTGCGATCACGGTCGCACCGCTGCTCGGTGACGTCCTGACCCCCGATCAGGCGGTGATCACGCTGCTGGTCGGCAGTCTCGTGTCGCTGACGATCGGTACCGTCAAGCGCTCGATCCCGTTCCAGTTCGGCATCTGGGGCGCGTCGTTCGGAGCGAAGGTGATCGTCGTCAACGTCGGACTGAAAGCCGCCTTCATCGTCGTCGCCATCGCCGTCTTCTTCGTCGCCTGA
- a CDS encoding SPW repeat domain-containing protein, protein MSTQSADDAAVLVERTAGLTAVLGAFVMVSTAVFTITDTLGIHNVVVGALVALLASVHAYRTGEQRSPSVVLAAVLTLLGIWIAAAPYVIDSSQTLAVGINGLAGVFIAILSLVGIYGSVRTSSAGAASA, encoded by the coding sequence ATGAGTACGCAATCGGCGGACGATGCGGCGGTACTGGTCGAACGAACGGCGGGACTGACCGCGGTTCTGGGGGCGTTCGTCATGGTTTCGACGGCGGTCTTCACGATTACCGACACGCTCGGCATCCACAACGTCGTCGTCGGCGCGCTCGTCGCCCTATTGGCGTCGGTTCACGCCTACCGGACCGGCGAGCAGCGATCGCCGAGTGTCGTCCTCGCCGCGGTGTTGACGCTGCTCGGTATCTGGATCGCGGCCGCGCCCTACGTGATCGATTCGTCACAGACCCTCGCCGTCGGGATCAACGGGCTGGCCGGCGTTTTCATCGCGATCCTGTCGCTGGTCGGGATCTACGGGAGCGTTCGGACCTCGAGCGCCGGCGCGGCGAGCGCGTAA
- a CDS encoding SPW repeat domain-containing protein, protein MSNASDTDPERRTRTDYNSLNTDVMQWVSALAALLGLYLVASPFLLESTDAAVWNDTLVGTAIFLTAGYNFYRLSKGRLASVGVASLTVLLGLWALVSPSFIDMGASALATGTAISGLLVAALAAYNAYANNKADTPERAGARA, encoded by the coding sequence CACTGATTACAACTCGCTCAACACCGACGTGATGCAGTGGGTCAGCGCCCTCGCGGCGCTGCTTGGCCTGTATCTGGTCGCGTCGCCGTTCCTGCTCGAGTCGACGGACGCGGCGGTCTGGAACGACACGCTGGTCGGGACGGCGATCTTCCTGACGGCCGGCTACAACTTCTACCGGCTGTCGAAAGGCCGGTTGGCCAGCGTCGGCGTCGCGTCGTTGACGGTCCTGCTGGGGCTGTGGGCGCTCGTCTCGCCCTCGTTCATCGACATGGGCGCCAGCGCGCTCGCGACCGGGACGGCCATCTCGGGGCTGCTCGTCGCGGCCCTCGCGGCGTACAACGCCTACGCCAATAACAAGGCCGACACGCCGGAACGGGCCGGTGCCCGTGCCTGA